Proteins encoded in a region of the Megalops cyprinoides isolate fMegCyp1 chromosome 3, fMegCyp1.pri, whole genome shotgun sequence genome:
- the LOC118774996 gene encoding nucleolar protein dao-5-like isoform X6, which yields MTSKDDASKYELLRLIYLHLKENGYQKAANVLKKHVTQNETTAVTTTLHDIYTSWAQAPDTVKLKEEPDADVKKADAAGDTKTLKEDAELAKIVPEEKTEEKTVEAAETKPIIKVSVAPESEPDPAPVESQAPKSSDSEPKKEGDADADELQKPAPQNSMVPPPVTASDATIIQDKPTPKAPPSGAKSTTSESESNDDLEDEESPPQQNAMVTPNSNTVSATVRKEATAATPVPAVAPAKMAESSESDSQSESGDEIPPSRATSSKPPATPTVLSKPPATPTVPSKPPVTPKVSGKAESSDSDSEDSGSEEETPVQKGVTPKVTAGTPAKKAPAKGASAPPAKPSQPTPSQTKAAPKSPASGKKAESSESESTDESESEEEAPPQKKATVTPKAGSVRAAPAAAKPSKATPVPATGPSKTAESSESDSQSGSEDETPLSQKKVVTTKATPSKTPASPKTSSKPPAKPTASSKAESSDSDSEDSDSEEETPVQLQKAVVTPKSTAGAPAKKTPAKGVSAIPAKPSQPTPSQTKAAPKSPALGKKTESSETESTDESESEEEPPVKKKVTPVAPLNPAVMTAPVKAKATPKTTPKAMPKAPAPPKEVESESTDSSDSEDEAPAKKAPAKGASAPPAKPSQATPSQAKSAPKPSASGKKAKSSESESTDESESEEELPVKKAASVTPAKPEATPKGAPKATPKRPAPKEEEDESSGSSESEEDDVASKAAAAPTPKAAALAPAKATATATPKPSAPANKESKSSESSSSDDETPAEKSEATSKLKAVPATPEATPPVTPTATPKVTAENESASSSDSEDEAPPKEKVAESESKAVLVTPEATPKATPKNTVPSKEEDSNSEDSSETEEAPPAAVKTPVAKEPAAAGSTATPASPTTDMPTAPDSKEEEGDTPTPAQEVPELKLSEVTLPEGMAPDSAPTVPVPPIPEDSSPGQEEDSQSPLVPEAPPQKSASQGKKKKKKKGAAPFGDESAPPAALEKGKNSTPSAPPPKGSDLDASAIDLDELIADARKAAEATPTGNDTSESGSNLPNATSETSQPLPEAVPVEAPPAETVPVEVAPVETPPAKAPSGETPPVETPATGAKRKRGQETTDSPAKKKKKKKKKEKAAPPQTEPVNDENEPPSQPAAPPPDKKVAELEATVNSDCTTIILSAKTLKKKKKKNKKKKKMMMMAANEEVVGNGTPKTPKTEKATSKKNKKATPPATVPQETLVTANQSGASSGTPGKGAPKATPGKRPFSAVATPEQDGQEAPKKKKKKKKKLDKGSAESTGPQTETPVAVKKKKKDKEKKKAKEGKPAPEIAVEITPPSSETKASLSSEKKKKKKNKLKEKKEKKMQIKKTPFKASPGLSPDSPSSLGTSPALAKNTPGKKKKSPKNK from the exons ATGACCTCAAAGGACGACGCGTCAAAATATGAACTGTTGCGTTTGATTTATCTACATCTCAAGGAGAATGGTTACCAGAAAGCTGCTAACGTGCTGAAAAAGCATGTTACTCAG AACGAAACGACAGCTGTGACGACGACCCTCCATGATATCTACACGAGTTGGGCTCA AGCGCCTGATACTGTGAAGCTTAAAGAAGAGCCAGATGCAGATGTGAAGAAGGCAGACGCTGCTGGTGACACCAAGACACTGAAAGAAGATGCAGAGTTGGCAAAAATTGTACCAG aagagaaaacagaagagaagaCAGTTGAGGCAGCAGAGACCAAGCCCATTATCAAGGTGTCTGTTGCCCCTGAAAGTGAGCCAGACCCCGCCCCTGTTGAATCACAAGCCCCCAAGAGCTCAGACAGCGAGCCCAAAAAGGAAGGTGATGCTGATGCGGATGAGCTGCAGAAACCAG CCCCCCAGAACTCCATGGTTCCTCCCCCAGTGACAGCAAGTGATGCCACCATCATCCAGGATAAACCCACTCCCAAGGCCCCCCCCTCGGGGGCGAAGTCTACAACCTCAGAGAGCGAGAGCAACGATGACTTGGAGGATGAGGAGTCTCCGCCACAACAG AATGCCATGGTGACCCCCAATTCCAACACTGTGTCAGCGACCGTAAGAAAGGAGGCGACAGCAGCCACCCCTGTCCCGGCCGTAGCTCCCGCAAAAATGGCAGAGAGCTCCGAGAGTGACAGCCAGTCAGAGAGTGGAGACGAGATTCCACCGTCTCGG GCCACATCCAGCAAGCCTCCAGCCACACCCACAGTGCTCAGCAAGCCTCCAGCCACACCCACAGTGCCCAGCAAGCCCCCAGTCACACCCAAAGTGTCCGGCAAGGCTGAGAGTTCAGACAGCGACAGTGAGGATTcaggcagtgaggaggagaCACCTGTACAG AAAGGAGTAACACCAAAAGTTACAGCTGGAACTCCGGCCAAGAAGGCTCCAGCGAAGGGGGCGTCTGCACCTCCAGCCAAGCCCAGCCAGCCCACCCCCAGCCAGACCAAAGCTGCACCCAAGTCCCCTGCTTCGGGGAAGAAGGCTGAGAGCTCAGAGAGTGAAAGCACAGACGAATctgagagtgaggaggaggctCCGCCACAAAAA AAAGCCACTGTGACCCCCAAAGCTGGCTCCGTGcgtgcagctcctgcagcagctaAGCCCAGCAAGGCCACCCCTGTCCCAGCCACAGGCCCctcaaaaacagcagagagctcagagagtGACAGCCAATCAGGCAGCGAAGATGAGACTCCTCTATCTCAG AAGAAGGTAGTCACCACAAAAGCTACACCCAGCAAGACGCCGGCCTCACCCAAAACATCCAGCAAGCCCCCGGCAAAGCCCACAGCTTCCAGCAAGGCTGAGAGCTCGGACAGCGACAGCGAGGACTctgacagtgaggaggagacacctgtacag TTACAGAAAGCAGTGGTAACACCAAAATCTACTGCTGGAGCTCCAGCCAAGAAGACTCCAGCAAAGGGGGTGTCTGCAATTCCAGCCAAGCCCAGCCAGCCCACCCCCAGCCAGACCAAAGCTGCACCCAAGTCCCCTGCTTTGGGGAAGAAGACTGAGAGCTCGGAGACCGAAAGCACAGATGAAtcagagagtgaggaggagccGCCTGTCAAG AAGAAGGTGACTCCAGTTGCCCCATTAAATCCAGCGGTTATGACAGCTCCAGTCAAGGCCAAGGCCACGCCCAAGACCACACCCAAAGCCATGCCCAAGGCCCCTGCACCCCCCAAGGAGGTGGAGAGCGAGAGTACAGACTCATCAGATAGCGAGGATGAGGCTCCAGCCAAGAAGGCTCCAGCCAAGGGGGCCTCCGCACCTCCAGCCAAGCCCAGCCAGGCCACCCCCAGCCAGGCCAAATCTGCACCCAAGCCCTCTGCTTCAGGGAAGAAGGCAAAGAGCTCTGAGAGCGAAAGCACTGATGAATCAGAAAGCGAGGAGGAGCTGCCTGTAAAG AAGGCAGCATCGGTAACCCCAGCAAAGCCAGAGGCCACGCCAAAAGGTGCACCCAAAGCCACACCCAAGCGCCCCGCCCCCaaggaagaagaggatgagAGCTCAGGCTCTTCGGAAAGCGAGGAAGACGATGTAGCATCG AAAGCAGCAGCCGCTCCCACACCAAAGGCAGCTGCTTTGGCTCCAGCAAAGGCCACGGCCACGGCCACACCCAAGCCCTCGGCTCCTGCCAATAAGGAGAGCAAGAGCTCTGAGTCCTCCAGCAGCGATGATGAGACCCCAGCAGAG AAATCAGAAGCAACTTCCAAACTAAAGGCCGTGCCAGCCACGCCTGAAGCCACGCCCCCGGTCACACCCACAGCCACGCCCAAGGTCACAGCAGAGAATGAGAGCGCAAGCTCTTCGGACAGTGAGGATGAGGCTCCACCCAAG GAGAAGGTTGCGGAGAGTGAGTCAAAGGCAGTGCTGGTCACGCCTGAGGCCACACCCAAAGCCACACCCAAGAACACTGTGCCTTCAAAGGAGGAGGACAGCAACAGCGAGGACTCTTCAGAAACTGAGGaggctccccctgctg CTGTGAAGACTCCCGTAGCCAAAgaacctgctgctgctggttccACGGCCACACCCGCCTCACCTACCACAGACATGCCTACCGCACCTGACAgcaaggaagaggagggagacacGCCCACCCCTGCTCAG GAAGTACCAGAATTGAAGCTCTCGGAGGTCACCCTGCCAGAAG GGATGGCCCCAGACTCTGCTCCAACTGTCCCTGTGCCACCCATCCCAGAGGACAGCAGCCCCGGCCAAGAGGAGGACTCCCAG TCTCCTCTAGTCCCCGAGGCTCCACCACAGAAATCTGCATCACAgggcaagaagaagaaaaagaagaaaggtgCTGCCCCCTTTGGGGACGAGAGTGCCCCCCCTGCTGCCCTGGAGAAGGGTAAGAACAGCACACCCTCTGCACCTCCCCCAAAGGGATCTGATCTGGATGCCTCCGCAATCGATCTGGATGAATTAATTGCAGACGCGCGCAAAG CTGCTGAGGCCACAcccacaggaaatgacacatcTGAGAGCGGAAGTAACCTCCCGAATGCTACATCAGAGACCTCACAG ccTTTACCTGAGGCTGTGCCTGTTGAGGCCCCACCTGCAGAGACTGTCCCTGTAGAGGTGGCACCAGTAGAGACCCCCCCTGCAAAGGCCCCATCGGGAGAGACCCCCCCTGTAGAAACCCCAGCAACAGGagcaaagaggaaaagaggCCAGGAGACCACAGACTCACCTgctaagaagaagaagaagaaaaagaagaaggaaaaggcTGCCCCCCCACAGACCGAGCCTGTGAACGATGAGAACGAGCCTCCATCACAGCCCGCTGCCCCTCCACCAG ATAAAAAAGTGGCAGAGTTGGAGGCTACTGTGAACTCTGATTGCACTACCATCATCCTGTCGGCCAAAACcttgaagaaaaagaagaagaagaacaagaaaaagaagaagatgatgatgatggcagcGAACGAGGAGGTGGTGGGGAATGGCACACCCAAGACccctaaaacagaaaaagccacatcaaaaaaaaacaagaaagccaCACCCCCAGCAACAGTCCCACAGGAGACTTTGGTCACAGCCAACCAATCGGGAGCCTCGTCTGGAACCCCAGGTAAGGGAGCCCCCAAGGCCACCCCTGGCAAGAGGCCGTTCTCCGCCGTGGCCACCCCTGAGCAGGACGGACAGGAGGCcccaaagaagaagaagaagaaaaagaagaagctGGACAAGGGGAGCGCCGAAAGCACCGGCCCACAGACAGAAACGCCAGTGGctgtgaagaagaagaagaaagacaaggagaagaagaaagccAAGGAAGGGAAGCCAGCGCCAGAGATCGCTGTGGAAATTACGCCTCCCTCCTCGGAGACAAAAGCGAGCCTCTCatcagagaagaagaaaaaga agaaaaacaagctgaaggagaagaaggagaaaaaaatgcagataaagAAGACTCCTTTCAAGGCCTCACCAGGGCTCAGTCCTGATAGCCCTTCCTCTCTGGGGACCAGTCCAGCGCTGGCCAAGAACACCCCTGGGAAG aaaaagaaGTCCCCCAAGAACAAGTAG
- the LOC118774996 gene encoding nucleolar and coiled-body phosphoprotein 1-like isoform X9 produces MTSKDDASKYELLRLIYLHLKENGYQKAANVLKKHVTQNETTAVTTTLHDIYTSWAQAPDTVKLKEEPDADVKKADAAGDTKTLKEDAELAKIVPEEKTEEKTVEAAETKPIIKVSVAPESEPDPAPVESQAPKSSDSEPKKEGDADADELQKPAPQNSMVPPPVTASDATIIQDKPTPKAPPSGAKSTTSESESNDDLEDEESPPQQNAMVTPNSNTVSATVRKEATAATPVPAVAPAKMAESSESDSQSESGDEIPPSRATSSKPPATPTVLSKPPATPTVPSKPPVTPKVSGKAESSDSDSEDSGSEEETPVQKAVVTPKSTAGAPAKKTPAKGVSAIPAKPSQPTPSQTKAAPKSPALGKKTESSETESTDESESEEEPPVKKKVTPVAPLNPAVMTAPVKAKATPKTTPKAMPKAPAPPKEVESESTDSSDSEDEAPAKKAPAKGASAPPAKPSQATPSQAKSAPKPSASGKKAKSSESESTDESESEEELPVKKAASVTPAKPEATPKGAPKATPKRPAPKEEEDESSGSSESEEDDVASKAAAAPTPKAAALAPAKATATATPKPSAPANKESKSSESSSSDDETPAEKSEATSKLKAVPATPEATPPVTPTATPKVTAENESASSSDSEDEAPPKEKVAESESKAVLVTPEATPKATPKNTVPSKEEDSNSEDSSETEEAPPAAVKTPVAKEPAAAGSTATPASPTTDMPTAPDSKEEEGDTPTPAQEVPELKLSEVTLPEGMAPDSAPTVPVPPIPEDSSPGQEEDSQSPLVPEAPPQKSASQGKKKKKKKGAAPFGDESAPPAALEKGKNSTPSAPPPKGSDLDASAIDLDELIADARKAAEATPTGNDTSESGSNLPNATSETSQPLPEAVPVEAPPAETVPVEVAPVETPPAKAPSGETPPVETPATGAKRKRGQETTDSPAKKKKKKKKKEKAAPPQTEPVNDENEPPSQPAAPPPDKKVAELEATVNSDCTTIILSAKTLKKKKKKNKKKKKMMMMAANEEVVGNGTPKTPKTEKATSKKNKKATPPATVPQETLVTANQSGASSGTPGKGAPKATPGKRPFSAVATPEQDGQEAPKKKKKKKKKLDKGSAESTGPQTETPVAVKKKKKDKEKKKAKEGKPAPEIAVEITPPSSETKASLSSEKKKKKKNKLKEKKEKKMQIKKTPFKASPGLSPDSPSSLGTSPALAKNTPGKKKKSPKNK; encoded by the exons ATGACCTCAAAGGACGACGCGTCAAAATATGAACTGTTGCGTTTGATTTATCTACATCTCAAGGAGAATGGTTACCAGAAAGCTGCTAACGTGCTGAAAAAGCATGTTACTCAG AACGAAACGACAGCTGTGACGACGACCCTCCATGATATCTACACGAGTTGGGCTCA AGCGCCTGATACTGTGAAGCTTAAAGAAGAGCCAGATGCAGATGTGAAGAAGGCAGACGCTGCTGGTGACACCAAGACACTGAAAGAAGATGCAGAGTTGGCAAAAATTGTACCAG aagagaaaacagaagagaagaCAGTTGAGGCAGCAGAGACCAAGCCCATTATCAAGGTGTCTGTTGCCCCTGAAAGTGAGCCAGACCCCGCCCCTGTTGAATCACAAGCCCCCAAGAGCTCAGACAGCGAGCCCAAAAAGGAAGGTGATGCTGATGCGGATGAGCTGCAGAAACCAG CCCCCCAGAACTCCATGGTTCCTCCCCCAGTGACAGCAAGTGATGCCACCATCATCCAGGATAAACCCACTCCCAAGGCCCCCCCCTCGGGGGCGAAGTCTACAACCTCAGAGAGCGAGAGCAACGATGACTTGGAGGATGAGGAGTCTCCGCCACAACAG AATGCCATGGTGACCCCCAATTCCAACACTGTGTCAGCGACCGTAAGAAAGGAGGCGACAGCAGCCACCCCTGTCCCGGCCGTAGCTCCCGCAAAAATGGCAGAGAGCTCCGAGAGTGACAGCCAGTCAGAGAGTGGAGACGAGATTCCACCGTCTCGG GCCACATCCAGCAAGCCTCCAGCCACACCCACAGTGCTCAGCAAGCCTCCAGCCACACCCACAGTGCCCAGCAAGCCCCCAGTCACACCCAAAGTGTCCGGCAAGGCTGAGAGTTCAGACAGCGACAGTGAGGATTcaggcagtgaggaggagaCACCTGTACAG AAAGCAGTGGTAACACCAAAATCTACTGCTGGAGCTCCAGCCAAGAAGACTCCAGCAAAGGGGGTGTCTGCAATTCCAGCCAAGCCCAGCCAGCCCACCCCCAGCCAGACCAAAGCTGCACCCAAGTCCCCTGCTTTGGGGAAGAAGACTGAGAGCTCGGAGACCGAAAGCACAGATGAAtcagagagtgaggaggagccGCCTGTCAAG AAGAAGGTGACTCCAGTTGCCCCATTAAATCCAGCGGTTATGACAGCTCCAGTCAAGGCCAAGGCCACGCCCAAGACCACACCCAAAGCCATGCCCAAGGCCCCTGCACCCCCCAAGGAGGTGGAGAGCGAGAGTACAGACTCATCAGATAGCGAGGATGAGGCTCCAGCCAAGAAGGCTCCAGCCAAGGGGGCCTCCGCACCTCCAGCCAAGCCCAGCCAGGCCACCCCCAGCCAGGCCAAATCTGCACCCAAGCCCTCTGCTTCAGGGAAGAAGGCAAAGAGCTCTGAGAGCGAAAGCACTGATGAATCAGAAAGCGAGGAGGAGCTGCCTGTAAAG AAGGCAGCATCGGTAACCCCAGCAAAGCCAGAGGCCACGCCAAAAGGTGCACCCAAAGCCACACCCAAGCGCCCCGCCCCCaaggaagaagaggatgagAGCTCAGGCTCTTCGGAAAGCGAGGAAGACGATGTAGCATCG AAAGCAGCAGCCGCTCCCACACCAAAGGCAGCTGCTTTGGCTCCAGCAAAGGCCACGGCCACGGCCACACCCAAGCCCTCGGCTCCTGCCAATAAGGAGAGCAAGAGCTCTGAGTCCTCCAGCAGCGATGATGAGACCCCAGCAGAG AAATCAGAAGCAACTTCCAAACTAAAGGCCGTGCCAGCCACGCCTGAAGCCACGCCCCCGGTCACACCCACAGCCACGCCCAAGGTCACAGCAGAGAATGAGAGCGCAAGCTCTTCGGACAGTGAGGATGAGGCTCCACCCAAG GAGAAGGTTGCGGAGAGTGAGTCAAAGGCAGTGCTGGTCACGCCTGAGGCCACACCCAAAGCCACACCCAAGAACACTGTGCCTTCAAAGGAGGAGGACAGCAACAGCGAGGACTCTTCAGAAACTGAGGaggctccccctgctg CTGTGAAGACTCCCGTAGCCAAAgaacctgctgctgctggttccACGGCCACACCCGCCTCACCTACCACAGACATGCCTACCGCACCTGACAgcaaggaagaggagggagacacGCCCACCCCTGCTCAG GAAGTACCAGAATTGAAGCTCTCGGAGGTCACCCTGCCAGAAG GGATGGCCCCAGACTCTGCTCCAACTGTCCCTGTGCCACCCATCCCAGAGGACAGCAGCCCCGGCCAAGAGGAGGACTCCCAG TCTCCTCTAGTCCCCGAGGCTCCACCACAGAAATCTGCATCACAgggcaagaagaagaaaaagaagaaaggtgCTGCCCCCTTTGGGGACGAGAGTGCCCCCCCTGCTGCCCTGGAGAAGGGTAAGAACAGCACACCCTCTGCACCTCCCCCAAAGGGATCTGATCTGGATGCCTCCGCAATCGATCTGGATGAATTAATTGCAGACGCGCGCAAAG CTGCTGAGGCCACAcccacaggaaatgacacatcTGAGAGCGGAAGTAACCTCCCGAATGCTACATCAGAGACCTCACAG ccTTTACCTGAGGCTGTGCCTGTTGAGGCCCCACCTGCAGAGACTGTCCCTGTAGAGGTGGCACCAGTAGAGACCCCCCCTGCAAAGGCCCCATCGGGAGAGACCCCCCCTGTAGAAACCCCAGCAACAGGagcaaagaggaaaagaggCCAGGAGACCACAGACTCACCTgctaagaagaagaagaagaaaaagaagaaggaaaaggcTGCCCCCCCACAGACCGAGCCTGTGAACGATGAGAACGAGCCTCCATCACAGCCCGCTGCCCCTCCACCAG ATAAAAAAGTGGCAGAGTTGGAGGCTACTGTGAACTCTGATTGCACTACCATCATCCTGTCGGCCAAAACcttgaagaaaaagaagaagaagaacaagaaaaagaagaagatgatgatgatggcagcGAACGAGGAGGTGGTGGGGAATGGCACACCCAAGACccctaaaacagaaaaagccacatcaaaaaaaaacaagaaagccaCACCCCCAGCAACAGTCCCACAGGAGACTTTGGTCACAGCCAACCAATCGGGAGCCTCGTCTGGAACCCCAGGTAAGGGAGCCCCCAAGGCCACCCCTGGCAAGAGGCCGTTCTCCGCCGTGGCCACCCCTGAGCAGGACGGACAGGAGGCcccaaagaagaagaagaagaaaaagaagaagctGGACAAGGGGAGCGCCGAAAGCACCGGCCCACAGACAGAAACGCCAGTGGctgtgaagaagaagaagaaagacaaggagaagaagaaagccAAGGAAGGGAAGCCAGCGCCAGAGATCGCTGTGGAAATTACGCCTCCCTCCTCGGAGACAAAAGCGAGCCTCTCatcagagaagaagaaaaaga agaaaaacaagctgaaggagaagaaggagaaaaaaatgcagataaagAAGACTCCTTTCAAGGCCTCACCAGGGCTCAGTCCTGATAGCCCTTCCTCTCTGGGGACCAGTCCAGCGCTGGCCAAGAACACCCCTGGGAAG aaaaagaaGTCCCCCAAGAACAAGTAG